The following coding sequences lie in one Sphingobium sp. KCTC 72723 genomic window:
- the trpA gene encoding tryptophan synthase subunit alpha: MTDRLSTRFASCKAQGRAALITFVTAGDPDVAATPAILDALVAGGADIIELGMPFTDPMADGPAIELANLRSLGSGTKTKHIFEIAAAFRARHPETPLILMGYANPMLVRGSDWFADQCKAAGVDGVICVDVPPEEDNEIGPALRGAGVHLVRLATPTTDAARLPTVLEGASGFVYYVSVAGITGKQQAAQANIELAVAKLKAATDLPVAVGFGVRTPEQAAAIGRIADGVVVGSAIVDIVGSHGDAAAPFVEQFIATLRDALKVKTQETAA; encoded by the coding sequence GTGACTGACCGCCTCTCCACCCGCTTTGCCAGTTGCAAGGCACAGGGCCGCGCCGCGCTCATCACCTTCGTGACGGCCGGTGATCCCGATGTTGCCGCAACCCCCGCCATCCTCGACGCCCTGGTCGCGGGCGGCGCGGACATCATCGAACTGGGGATGCCCTTTACCGATCCGATGGCCGATGGCCCGGCGATCGAACTGGCGAACCTGCGCAGCCTGGGGTCCGGCACGAAAACGAAGCATATCTTCGAAATCGCGGCCGCTTTCCGCGCGCGCCACCCCGAAACGCCGCTGATCCTGATGGGCTATGCCAACCCGATGCTGGTGCGCGGGTCAGACTGGTTCGCCGACCAGTGCAAGGCGGCGGGCGTCGATGGCGTCATCTGTGTCGATGTGCCGCCGGAGGAAGATAACGAGATCGGCCCGGCGTTGCGCGGCGCGGGCGTTCACCTCGTCCGCCTGGCCACGCCGACCACCGACGCGGCGCGCCTGCCCACCGTATTGGAAGGGGCCAGCGGCTTCGTCTATTATGTCTCGGTCGCCGGGATCACGGGCAAGCAGCAGGCAGCACAAGCCAATATCGAACTGGCGGTAGCAAAGCTGAAAGCCGCAACCGACCTGCCCGTCGCAGTCGGCTTTGGCGTGCGCACGCCCGAACAGGCAGCGGCGATTGGCCGCATTGCCGATGGGGTCGTCGTCGGCTCTGCCATCGTGGATATCGTGGGCAGCCATGGCGATGCCGCCGCGCCCTTCGTCGAACAATTCATCGCCACATTGCGCGATGCCCTTAAAGTCAAAACCCAAGAGACTGCCGCATGA
- a CDS encoding glycosyltransferase, translating to MLWLWIGLQALTLIGVLLYWRHLPADAQEDAPDGVVMLVSVRDDWDGGAALIAGLKAQTARFRLLISTSGACPAAEALAAAEGEWVQVVHAGVAEDEGQKVHKLRAALRALRAEDRFLIFSDVDIVPPVRMAGRLLFPLVRGKADIVTGYRLLLPENGGMAALVGAVEMQLATLPRSASATMPWGGAMAMTREVADRLDLDAVLAGRLSDDMAMGQAGWRAGMRLRPVRDLLVATPIGGGVGDLLGFGVRQYRHIATNSIGMWAVATGVVGCQAAGWLWAIGWGGWSAVAVGYGMAWGRALVRARIVAAVLEDGQRRAAWRSLAWDVVAPFAVTWAHLVVQVAAVVSRRICWGGWDYWVRRGKVERMVRVG from the coding sequence ATGCTGTGGCTATGGATAGGGCTTCAGGCGCTGACGCTGATCGGCGTGCTGCTATATTGGCGGCATTTGCCCGCCGACGCCCAGGAGGATGCGCCCGATGGCGTCGTCATGCTGGTGTCGGTGCGGGACGATTGGGATGGCGGCGCGGCACTGATCGCGGGGTTGAAGGCGCAGACAGCGCGGTTCCGCTTGCTGATTTCGACATCGGGAGCCTGCCCGGCGGCGGAGGCTCTGGCGGCGGCGGAGGGCGAGTGGGTGCAGGTCGTCCATGCCGGTGTGGCGGAGGATGAGGGGCAGAAGGTCCATAAATTGCGCGCGGCGTTGCGGGCGTTGCGGGCGGAGGATCGCTTTTTGATATTCAGCGACGTGGACATAGTGCCGCCGGTGCGGATGGCGGGGCGGTTGCTGTTTCCGCTGGTGCGGGGGAAGGCGGACATCGTGACCGGCTATCGCCTGCTGCTGCCGGAAAATGGCGGCATGGCGGCGCTGGTCGGGGCAGTGGAAATGCAGCTGGCGACTTTGCCGCGATCAGCCAGTGCGACCATGCCATGGGGCGGGGCGATGGCGATGACGCGGGAGGTGGCCGACCGGCTGGATTTGGACGCGGTGCTGGCGGGGCGATTGTCCGACGATATGGCGATGGGGCAGGCGGGATGGCGCGCCGGGATGCGCTTGCGGCCGGTGCGCGATCTGCTGGTGGCGACGCCCATTGGCGGCGGGGTGGGCGATCTGCTGGGGTTTGGCGTGCGGCAATATCGGCATATCGCGACCAACAGCATTGGCATGTGGGCCGTCGCAACCGGCGTGGTGGGTTGCCAAGCGGCGGGGTGGCTGTGGGCGATCGGCTGGGGAGGATGGAGCGCGGTCGCGGTCGGCTATGGCATGGCATGGGGCCGGGCGCTGGTGCGGGCGCGGATCGTTGCGGCGGTGCTGGAGGACGGGCAGCGACGGGCGGCCTGGCGGTCGCTGGCGTGGGATGTGGTTGCGCCCTTTGCGGTGACATGGGCGCATCTGGTGGTGCAGGTCGCGGCGGTGGTGTCGCGGCGGATATGCTGGGGCGGATGGGATTATTGGGTGCGGCGTGGGAAGGTCGAGCGGATGGTGCGGGTGGGGTAG
- a CDS encoding IS1634 family transposase produces MYVVERVARGHRYLYLVESVREGKAVRQRTIKALGRKDVLAASGELDRLAASIARHAGRSVILSDIDAGRIAARRIGGPLLFGRLWQRLGIDAVMEEVLEGRQFGFAVERAVFVATLHRLFVSGSDRACLDWMESYAIDGSEDLALHHFYRAMAWLGEEIEEKTEGALAPRCVKDVIEEKLFDRRRDLFTDLSLVFMDTTSLSFYGAGGDTLGRRGHSKDHRPELAQMILAVVIDAEGRPICTEMVPGNTADVKVLMPIVTRLRTRFGITRSCVVADRGMISAGTIAALEELGMEYILGARERTSNVIRDVVLADTAPMVPLVLERQAGDTQLWVKEVRVGKGADAQRYVVTLNEAEARKDKADRQAIIDGLQTQLKKGDKALVGNSAYRRYLKASGKTFEIDMGKLADEARYDGISVLRTNARITPLQAVIRYRDLLQVEALFRVAKASFDTRPIFHQSDAAIRGHVFVSFLALTLAKELTRLCQEKGLQPEWQPLLNDLDRLQEATIEKDGKVITTRTHVSGQVGNVFKATGIALPANISELPPRT; encoded by the coding sequence ATGTATGTCGTCGAACGAGTCGCGCGCGGGCACCGCTATCTGTACCTGGTCGAGAGCGTGCGCGAGGGCAAAGCCGTCCGCCAGCGCACGATCAAGGCTCTGGGCCGTAAGGATGTGCTGGCCGCCAGTGGCGAACTCGACAGGCTGGCCGCCTCGATCGCACGTCACGCGGGACGCAGTGTCATTCTGTCTGACATTGATGCAGGCCGGATCGCAGCCCGCCGGATAGGCGGTCCGCTGCTGTTCGGGCGCCTGTGGCAGCGGCTTGGCATCGATGCTGTAATGGAAGAGGTGCTGGAAGGCCGCCAGTTCGGCTTTGCCGTGGAGCGCGCCGTGTTTGTCGCCACACTGCACCGCCTGTTTGTCTCCGGCTCGGACCGAGCCTGCCTGGACTGGATGGAGAGCTACGCCATCGACGGCAGCGAGGATCTTGCCCTTCATCACTTCTATCGCGCCATGGCCTGGCTCGGCGAGGAGATCGAGGAGAAGACAGAAGGCGCATTGGCACCTCGCTGTGTGAAGGACGTGATCGAGGAGAAGCTGTTCGATCGCCGGCGGGACCTGTTCACTGATCTCAGCCTGGTGTTCATGGATACGACGTCGCTCTCGTTCTACGGTGCAGGCGGCGACACGCTGGGTCGGCGTGGTCATTCCAAGGACCACCGGCCCGAGCTTGCCCAGATGATCCTGGCCGTGGTGATCGACGCCGAGGGGCGTCCGATCTGCACCGAGATGGTCCCGGGCAACACGGCCGACGTGAAGGTGCTCATGCCCATCGTCACGCGCCTGCGTACCCGCTTTGGGATAACCCGCTCGTGCGTCGTGGCCGACCGCGGCATGATCAGTGCCGGTACGATCGCCGCCCTTGAAGAGCTGGGGATGGAATACATCCTGGGTGCGCGAGAGCGCACCAGCAACGTCATCCGCGATGTCGTGCTTGCCGACACTGCTCCGATGGTGCCCCTGGTCCTCGAGCGACAGGCAGGAGACACCCAGCTGTGGGTCAAGGAAGTGCGCGTTGGCAAAGGCGCAGATGCCCAGCGCTACGTCGTCACGCTCAACGAAGCTGAGGCAAGGAAGGACAAGGCCGACCGGCAAGCGATCATCGATGGCCTCCAAACCCAGCTGAAGAAGGGCGACAAGGCCCTGGTCGGTAACTCAGCCTATCGCCGCTATCTCAAGGCCAGCGGCAAGACCTTCGAGATCGACATGGGAAAGCTTGCCGACGAGGCGCGCTACGACGGCATCAGCGTGCTGCGCACCAATGCCCGGATCACCCCGCTGCAGGCCGTCATCCGCTACCGTGACCTGCTTCAGGTCGAGGCCCTGTTCCGGGTTGCCAAGGCGAGCTTCGATACCCGTCCCATCTTCCATCAGTCCGATGCCGCTATCCGCGGCCATGTGTTTGTCTCGTTCCTGGCCCTGACGCTGGCCAAGGAACTGACCCGCTTGTGTCAGGAAAAGGGCTTGCAGCCCGAATGGCAGCCGCTCCTCAACGATCTCGATCGCCTTCAGGAAGCCACCATCGAAAAGGACGGCAAGGTCATTACCACCCGCACCCACGTTTCGGGCCAGGTGGGGAATGTCTTCAAGGCAACCGGCATCGCGCTGCCGGCCAATATCAGCGAACTGCCGCCGCGAACCTGA
- a CDS encoding phosphoribosylanthranilate isomerase: protein MSRLAIKICGLSTLETVGAAVRAGASHVGFVHFPKSPRHIAADQMRALSAAIPASIEKVGVVVDPDDELLADLLASGALTALQLHGKESPQRAAAIRQRFGLPVWKAIAVKTRADIDGASAYTGAVDRLLFDAKTPEGAALPGGMGLRFDWTLLNGLAIGVPWGLSGGLSADNAAEAVRITGAPLIDISSGVESAPGIKSVDKIMAFCKAVGPC from the coding sequence ATGTCCCGACTCGCAATCAAGATTTGTGGCCTGTCCACGCTCGAAACCGTTGGTGCCGCCGTGCGCGCGGGCGCGTCTCATGTGGGCTTCGTCCATTTCCCCAAAAGCCCCCGCCATATCGCCGCCGACCAGATGCGCGCCCTGTCCGCCGCCATCCCCGCCAGCATCGAGAAGGTCGGCGTGGTGGTCGATCCTGACGATGAACTGCTGGCCGATCTGCTGGCCAGCGGCGCGCTGACCGCGCTGCAACTCCATGGCAAGGAAAGCCCGCAACGCGCCGCCGCCATCCGCCAGCGTTTCGGCCTGCCGGTGTGGAAAGCCATTGCGGTCAAAACCCGCGCCGACATAGACGGAGCCAGCGCCTATACTGGCGCTGTCGACCGGCTGCTGTTCGACGCCAAGACGCCCGAAGGCGCGGCGCTGCCCGGCGGCATGGGCCTGCGTTTCGACTGGACGCTGCTGAACGGACTGGCAATCGGCGTGCCATGGGGGCTGTCGGGCGGACTGTCCGCCGACAATGCGGCGGAGGCTGTCCGCATCACCGGCGCACCGCTGATCGACATTTCATCGGGCGTCGAAAGCGCGCCGGGCATCAAGAGTGTGGACAAGATCATGGCCTTCTGCAAAGCGGTTGGCCCATGTTGA
- the gyrA gene encoding DNA gyrase subunit A: MTDETVLADPSDISPISIVEEMKASYLDYAMSVIVSRALPDVRDGLKPVHRRILFSAQESGFVYNRPYRKSARLVGEVMGKYHPHGDSSIYDALARMTQDWSMRVPLIDGQGNFGSMDPDPPAAMRYTEARLAKVANALLEDLDKDTVDFTPNYDASESEPQVLPARFPNLLVNGAGGIAVGMATNIPPHNLGEVLRACLAYIDNPGITTDELIAIVPGPDFPTAPLILGQSGARNAYHTGRGSIMMRSRYVIETGRGDRESIVLTAIPYQVGKNGLVEKIAEAAKEKRIEGISDIRDESSREGVRIVMDLKRDATPEVVLNQLWRNTPAQCSFPANMLAIRGGRPELLGLRDIISAFITFREEVITRRTKFELNKARDRAHILLGLVVAVSNLDEMVRIIRGSSSPAEAREKLLTREWPIGEIAQYIKLVEAIDTEISGDFYKLSDVQVRAILDLRLHRLTALGRDEIGKELSELAAAIAEYLAILGDRVKLYAVMRGELEAIEREFATPRLSEITAAADGIEDEDLIEREEMVVTVTVQGYIKRTPLESFRAQARGGKGRSGMATKDEDAITELFVTSTHTPVLFFSTAGKVYRMKVWRLPEGGPATRGRPMVNLLPLAAGETIQTVLPLPEDEDSWKDLHVMFATANGTVRRNSMDAFANVPSNGKLAMRFDEGSDDRLIGVALLSEDDDVLLATRQGKAIRFAATDVREFQSRTSTGVRGMTLKADDEVISLSILHRSGADQEQREDYLRFAPWKPEKEGEMTDQAMFAHMKEHEQFILTVCANGYGKLSSAYDYRRTGRGGQGITNIDNINRNGPVVASFAATQGDQLMLVTDQAKLIRMGLESLRVIGRNSAGVRLFDVAKDEHVVSAAKIEESDDAVPVEATPEA; the protein is encoded by the coding sequence TTGACCGACGAGACTGTCCTCGCCGACCCTTCGGACATCAGCCCCATCTCCATCGTGGAGGAGATGAAGGCCAGCTATCTCGACTATGCCATGTCGGTCATCGTGTCCCGCGCCCTGCCCGACGTGCGCGACGGGTTGAAGCCGGTCCATCGCCGTATTCTGTTCTCGGCCCAGGAATCGGGCTTCGTCTACAACCGCCCCTATCGCAAATCCGCCCGTCTGGTCGGTGAAGTCATGGGTAAATATCACCCCCATGGCGACAGCTCGATCTACGACGCCTTGGCCCGCATGACGCAGGACTGGTCGATGCGCGTGCCGCTGATCGACGGTCAGGGCAATTTCGGTTCCATGGATCCCGATCCGCCAGCCGCGATGCGCTATACCGAAGCGCGCCTGGCCAAGGTCGCCAACGCCCTGCTGGAGGATCTCGACAAGGACACCGTCGATTTCACGCCCAACTATGACGCTTCGGAAAGCGAGCCGCAGGTTCTGCCCGCCCGCTTCCCCAACCTGCTCGTCAATGGTGCGGGCGGCATCGCGGTCGGCATGGCGACCAACATTCCGCCGCACAATCTGGGCGAAGTGCTGCGCGCCTGCCTTGCCTATATCGACAATCCCGGCATCACGACCGACGAACTGATCGCCATCGTCCCCGGTCCCGATTTCCCCACCGCGCCACTGATCCTGGGTCAGTCGGGCGCGCGCAACGCCTATCACACCGGGCGCGGCTCCATCATGATGCGCTCGCGCTATGTGATCGAAACCGGGCGCGGCGACCGTGAATCCATCGTCCTGACCGCAATCCCCTATCAGGTTGGCAAGAACGGCCTCGTTGAAAAGATCGCCGAAGCCGCCAAGGAAAAGCGGATCGAGGGGATCAGCGACATCCGCGACGAATCCAGCCGCGAAGGCGTGCGGATCGTCATGGATTTGAAGCGCGACGCCACCCCCGAAGTCGTCCTCAACCAATTGTGGCGCAACACCCCCGCGCAATGCAGCTTCCCCGCCAACATGCTGGCCATTCGCGGCGGCCGCCCCGAATTGCTGGGCCTGCGCGACATCATCTCGGCCTTCATCACCTTCCGTGAAGAAGTCATCACCCGCCGCACCAAGTTTGAACTGAACAAGGCGCGCGACCGGGCGCATATCTTGCTCGGCCTCGTCGTCGCGGTCAGCAATCTGGACGAAATGGTCCGCATCATTCGCGGCTCCTCCAGCCCCGCCGAAGCCCGCGAAAAGCTGCTGACGCGCGAATGGCCGATTGGGGAGATCGCCCAATATATCAAGCTGGTCGAAGCCATCGACACCGAAATTTCGGGCGACTTCTACAAGCTGTCGGACGTGCAGGTCCGCGCCATCCTCGACCTGCGCCTGCATCGCCTGACCGCGCTGGGCCGCGACGAAATCGGCAAGGAATTGTCCGAACTTGCCGCCGCCATCGCCGAATATCTCGCCATCCTGGGCGACCGGGTGAAACTCTACGCCGTCATGCGCGGCGAACTCGAAGCGATCGAGCGCGAATTTGCCACCCCGCGCCTGTCCGAAATCACCGCCGCTGCCGACGGGATAGAGGATGAGGATCTGATCGAGCGTGAGGAGATGGTCGTCACCGTCACCGTGCAGGGCTATATCAAGCGCACCCCGCTCGAAAGCTTCCGGGCGCAGGCGCGCGGGGGCAAGGGCCGCTCCGGCATGGCGACCAAGGATGAGGATGCGATCACCGAACTGTTCGTGACCTCCACCCACACCCCGGTCCTCTTCTTCTCGACCGCCGGCAAAGTCTATCGCATGAAAGTGTGGCGCCTGCCCGAAGGCGGCCCGGCCACGCGCGGTCGCCCGATGGTCAACCTGCTGCCGCTGGCGGCGGGCGAAACCATTCAGACCGTCCTCCCTCTGCCGGAGGATGAGGATAGCTGGAAGGATCTGCACGTCATGTTCGCCACCGCGAACGGCACCGTGCGCCGCAACAGCATGGACGCCTTCGCCAATGTGCCATCCAACGGCAAACTCGCCATGCGCTTCGACGAAGGCTCCGACGATCGCCTGATCGGCGTCGCCCTTCTGTCCGAAGACGACGACGTCTTGCTCGCCACGCGCCAGGGCAAGGCGATCCGCTTCGCCGCGACCGACGTGCGCGAATTTCAGAGCCGCACCTCGACCGGCGTGCGCGGCATGACGCTCAAGGCCGACGACGAAGTCATTTCGCTCTCCATCCTCCACCGTTCCGGCGCGGATCAGGAACAGCGCGAGGATTATCTGCGCTTCGCCCCGTGGAAGCCGGAAAAGGAAGGCGAAATGACCGATCAGGCCATGTTCGCCCATATGAAGGAACACGAACAGTTCATCCTGACGGTCTGCGCCAATGGCTATGGCAAGCTGTCGTCGGCCTATGACTATCGCCGCACCGGGCGCGGCGGTCAGGGCATCACCAACATCGACAATATCAACCGCAACGGTCCCGTCGTCGCCAGCTTCGCCGCGACTCAGGGCGACCAGTTGATGCTCGTCACCGATCAGGCCAAACTCATCCGCATGGGCCTTGAAAGCCTGCGCGTCATTGGCCGCAATTCGGCGGGCGTCCGCCTGTTCGACGTGGCGAAGGACGAACATGTCGTCAGCGCCGCCAAGATCGAGGAAAGCGATGACGCCGTTCCGGTCGAAGCCACGCCGGAAGCATGA
- the trpB gene encoding tryptophan synthase subunit beta, which produces MTDTIALPNSLRSQPDANGHFGAFGGRYVAETLMPLILDLEKVYKAAKADPAFEEEYDYLLKQYVGRPNPLYYAGRLTQALRATAPAGKGAKIYLKREELNHTGAHKINNCIGQALLARRMGKKKVIAETGAGQHGVATATVAALFGMECKIFMGAKDVERQKPNVFRMKLLGAEVIPVTSGSATLKDSMNDALRHWVSNVHDTFYIIGTAAGPHPYPELVRDFQSIIGKETRAQILEAEGRLPDMLIAPVGGGSNAIGMFHPFLDDLDVAMIGVEAAGEGLDKKHAASLAGGASGILHGNRTYLLQDEDGQITEAHSISAGLDYPGIGPEHSWLHDIGRVQYMPIKDDEALASFQMLSKLEGIIPALESAHAIAAAEQIAPTMDADKIIVINLSGRGDKDIFTVADALGVEM; this is translated from the coding sequence ATGACCGATACCATAGCCTTGCCCAACAGCCTGCGTAGCCAGCCCGACGCCAATGGCCATTTCGGCGCGTTCGGCGGACGTTATGTCGCCGAAACGCTGATGCCGCTGATCCTGGACCTGGAAAAAGTCTATAAGGCCGCCAAGGCCGATCCGGCGTTCGAGGAGGAATATGACTATCTCCTCAAACAATATGTCGGGCGGCCCAACCCGCTTTATTATGCCGGTCGCCTGACGCAAGCGCTGCGCGCGACCGCGCCCGCAGGCAAGGGCGCGAAAATCTACCTCAAGCGTGAGGAACTCAACCACACCGGCGCGCACAAGATCAACAACTGCATCGGCCAGGCGCTGCTCGCCCGCCGGATGGGCAAGAAGAAGGTGATCGCCGAAACCGGCGCGGGCCAGCATGGCGTGGCGACCGCCACCGTCGCTGCGCTGTTCGGCATGGAATGCAAGATCTTCATGGGCGCCAAGGATGTCGAGCGGCAAAAGCCCAACGTGTTCCGCATGAAGCTGCTGGGCGCGGAAGTCATCCCCGTCACCTCCGGCTCTGCAACGCTCAAGGATTCCATGAACGACGCGCTGCGCCACTGGGTGTCGAACGTGCATGACACATTCTACATCATCGGCACGGCGGCGGGTCCGCATCCTTACCCGGAACTGGTCCGCGACTTTCAGTCGATCATCGGCAAGGAAACCCGCGCGCAGATATTGGAGGCAGAAGGACGCCTGCCCGACATGCTGATCGCCCCGGTTGGCGGCGGTTCCAATGCCATCGGCATGTTCCACCCTTTCCTCGACGACCTCGACGTCGCGATGATCGGCGTGGAAGCGGCGGGCGAAGGACTGGACAAGAAGCACGCCGCATCGCTGGCGGGTGGCGCTTCGGGCATATTGCACGGCAATCGCACCTACCTGCTTCAGGATGAGGACGGCCAGATCACCGAAGCGCACAGCATTTCGGCGGGCCTCGACTATCCCGGCATCGGCCCTGAACATAGCTGGTTGCACGATATCGGCCGGGTGCAATATATGCCGATCAAGGACGACGAGGCACTGGCCAGTTTCCAGATGCTCAGCAAGCTGGAAGGCATCATTCCGGCGCTGGAGTCTGCCCACGCCATTGCTGCCGCCGAACAGATCGCGCCGACCATGGATGCGGACAAGATCATCGTCATCAATCTGTCCGGCCGGGGGGACAAGGATATCTTCACCGTCGCCGACGCATTGGGAGTGGAAATGTGA
- a CDS encoding AAA family ATPase, with product MPTLNVSDFSCLKEATFTLSRVNIIIGPQGSGKSVTTKLFYFFTDILSNCMQYAERGQSLEEVKRQLSKQFVLWFPPQAWGPGRFNITYSANLFSVRILRKKKAMQVSDEVTIKFSDWFTGFYEDMLESYEQSKPDDADLNLQVSAAIDRQWRTREIISRRLTGALGPDYLTQQTFIPAGRAFFTSIGRLVAGFEQAGSLDPVTVKFARLFANLRDRNAHRSTLRTSRLGEEAAARRTSFMDKLFGGEIKFENDTEFVETPDGRKIPFTALSSGQQELLPMWSLMDYFIELDAMAGDRTSRRLRHELVYIEEPEAHLFPSAQSLLMEFLIGSIVSERSRRSLIITTHSPYIMSKLNLFLKAGQIARRKKRNSEVNEVIPRNCWLNVSQLTALSISDGQLTSLIDDEGLIDGCYLDSISEDLSKDFTKLLMIENEISNV from the coding sequence GTGCCGACATTAAACGTTTCTGATTTCTCCTGTTTGAAAGAAGCCACCTTCACGCTCTCGCGCGTGAATATCATCATTGGGCCTCAGGGCAGTGGAAAGAGCGTCACCACAAAACTCTTTTACTTTTTCACTGATATCTTATCAAACTGTATGCAGTATGCGGAGCGTGGGCAGAGCCTGGAAGAGGTCAAGCGCCAGCTGTCGAAGCAGTTCGTTTTGTGGTTCCCTCCCCAAGCTTGGGGACCGGGTCGATTCAATATTACCTACAGCGCAAACCTCTTCAGCGTTCGGATTCTTCGCAAGAAGAAAGCTATGCAGGTAAGCGATGAAGTCACGATAAAATTCTCGGACTGGTTCACTGGTTTCTACGAGGACATGCTGGAATCTTACGAGCAATCGAAGCCGGACGATGCTGACCTCAACCTGCAAGTATCAGCAGCAATTGATCGCCAGTGGCGCACCAGAGAGATTATCAGCCGCCGCCTGACGGGCGCCCTTGGGCCTGACTATCTGACCCAGCAAACATTTATCCCTGCTGGCAGGGCTTTCTTCACTAGCATTGGCCGTCTAGTAGCTGGTTTTGAGCAGGCGGGAAGCCTCGATCCGGTAACAGTCAAGTTTGCTAGGTTGTTCGCGAATCTACGAGATCGCAATGCTCACCGTTCCACGTTGAGAACCTCGCGGCTCGGCGAGGAGGCGGCCGCTCGGCGGACGTCCTTCATGGACAAGCTCTTCGGCGGGGAAATCAAATTTGAGAACGACACCGAGTTTGTCGAGACGCCCGACGGGCGTAAAATACCTTTCACTGCGCTTTCAAGCGGCCAGCAAGAACTTCTGCCAATGTGGTCCTTGATGGACTATTTTATCGAGCTAGATGCAATGGCTGGCGACCGCACATCACGCAGATTGAGGCATGAGCTAGTATACATCGAAGAACCAGAAGCGCACTTGTTCCCCTCCGCACAAAGTTTGCTTATGGAGTTTCTAATTGGATCGATCGTTTCCGAGCGAAGTAGGCGCAGTCTCATCATTACTACTCACAGCCCCTATATTATGTCCAAACTCAATCTTTTCCTGAAAGCTGGTCAGATTGCGCGACGAAAGAAGCGTAATTCGGAAGTGAATGAAGTAATTCCTAGAAACTGCTGGCTGAATGTTTCGCAGCTTACTGCGCTTTCTATCTCAGATGGGCAGCTGACTTCGCTTATAGACGACGAAGGGTTGATAGATGGCTGCTACCTCGATTCAATCTCGGAGGATCTCTCCAAGGATTTCACAAAGCTTCTGATGATCGAGAACGAAATCAGCAATGTCTAA
- a CDS encoding lysophospholipid acyltransferase family protein: protein MLSNPFLFFLMRHLPVSVASWIGGWLSAHVARRQMRLRDARARANLALLRPDLTDDAREKLLTRRWTNMGRTLAELANVDRLVTPAHVVVDDAADYQAVLDDDRPLIGLSLHIGNWDLLGAHGKAATDRPGLGVYAPPADDRTAAQLQKARESYMGQVVTGEGGARILMKHLASNPRASLFILLDERRDRQVWFPRFGRDLPPSGNLSIALRLGRRVNARFLPFYVARTDGPHFCLHWHPPLDPLTMSDDAIFMAVDSYLGAASIAHADQWLALHDMDLTAATPADM from the coding sequence ATGCTCTCCAACCCCTTTCTCTTTTTCCTGATGCGGCACCTGCCGGTTTCGGTCGCGTCATGGATCGGCGGATGGCTCTCCGCCCATGTCGCCCGGCGGCAGATGCGGTTGCGGGACGCGCGCGCCCGCGCCAATCTGGCCCTGCTGCGCCCCGACCTGACGGACGATGCGCGCGAAAAGCTGCTGACCCGGCGCTGGACCAATATGGGGCGGACGCTGGCGGAACTGGCCAATGTCGACCGGCTGGTCACCCCGGCACATGTCGTGGTGGACGATGCGGCGGACTATCAGGCGGTGCTGGACGATGACCGCCCGCTGATCGGCCTGTCGCTCCATATCGGCAATTGGGATTTGCTGGGCGCCCATGGCAAGGCCGCGACTGATCGCCCCGGCCTCGGCGTCTACGCTCCCCCCGCCGACGACAGGACCGCCGCGCAACTGCAAAAGGCGCGGGAAAGCTACATGGGCCAGGTCGTCACTGGCGAAGGCGGCGCACGCATCCTGATGAAGCATCTGGCCAGCAACCCGCGTGCCTCCCTCTTCATCCTGCTGGATGAGCGCCGCGACCGGCAGGTGTGGTTCCCCCGCTTCGGCCGCGACCTGCCGCCATCGGGCAATCTGTCGATTGCGCTGCGGCTGGGGCGACGGGTCAACGCCCGTTTCCTGCCCTTCTACGTTGCCCGAACCGACGGCCCGCATTTCTGCCTGCACTGGCACCCCCCGCTCGACCCGCTGACCATGAGCGACGATGCGATCTTCATGGCGGTCGATAGCTATCTTGGTGCCGCCAGCATCGCCCATGCCGACCAGTGGCTGGCGCTGCATGACATGGACCTGACCGCAGCTACCCCTGCGGACATGTGA
- a CDS encoding DUF952 domain-containing protein: MTDLFAYKILTAEQYDQFKTEGVFKGAPVDLADGYIHMSTRDQAAETVAKHFAGQDRLVMLMIDLAAVRDAIRWEESRGGALFPHLYADLPIAAVAGKVILRIGDNGAHSFPAGF; this comes from the coding sequence ATGACTGACCTCTTCGCCTATAAAATCCTGACGGCGGAGCAATATGACCAGTTCAAGACCGAGGGCGTTTTCAAAGGCGCCCCGGTCGATCTGGCCGACGGCTATATCCACATGTCCACCCGCGATCAGGCCGCCGAAACCGTGGCCAAACATTTCGCCGGACAAGACCGCCTCGTCATGCTGATGATAGACCTCGCCGCCGTGCGCGACGCAATCCGGTGGGAAGAGTCACGCGGCGGCGCCCTCTTCCCCCACCTCTACGCCGACCTGCCGATCGCCGCCGTCGCAGGCAAAGTGATCCTGCGCATCGGCGACAACGGCGCGCACTCGTTCCCAGCGGGGTTCTAA